One genomic window of Methanosarcina acetivorans C2A includes the following:
- a CDS encoding 30S ribosomal protein S24e, whose translation MDIKILKDKNNSLLNRRELDFVVKYEGSTPSRSDVRNKLAAMLNAPLELLIIQRIKTEYGMQESKGYAKVYADEARMKQVEQEYILKRNPAPGAEAEEEEA comes from the coding sequence ATGGACATAAAGATCCTTAAAGACAAGAATAATTCACTTTTAAACAGAAGGGAACTGGATTTCGTTGTGAAATATGAAGGTTCGACTCCTTCCAGAAGTGATGTCAGGAACAAACTTGCTGCAATGTTGAACGCTCCCCTTGAACTGCTGATCATCCAGAGGATCAAGACCGAATACGGAATGCAGGAAAGCAAAGGCTATGCAAAGGTCTACGCAGACGAAGCCCGCATGAAGCAGGTAGAACAGGAATATATCCTGAAGAGAAACCCTGCCCCGGGAGCAGAAGCTGAGGAAGAAGAGGCTTAA
- a CDS encoding 30S ribosomal protein S27ae produces the protein MAVKDYYKVQGDSVTRLKQFCPRCGPGVFLADHKNRLACGKCGYTEFKK, from the coding sequence ATGGCAGTAAAAGATTACTATAAAGTCCAGGGCGACTCCGTAACCAGACTCAAACAGTTCTGTCCCAGATGCGGACCCGGTGTATTCCTTGCCGACCACAAAAACCGCCTTGCCTGCGGAAAGTGCGGCTACACCGAATTCAAGAAATAA
- a CDS encoding PKD domain-containing protein yields MKRIFLILCIAALMCMTGLASAAEETVGTVANFTTNTTSGSAPLTVQFTDISTNATSWAWDFENDGTIDSTDQNPVHTYSTEGIYTVNFTVSNAGGNASEVKTGYISVSEPLPSAPVANFSADITSGNAPLTVNFTDQSTGTVSSYSWDFENDGVVDSTEQTPSYIYTSAGTYTVNLTVTNAAGSDSEVKINYITVEGTGTEGLADTAWPKYHYDLNNTGRSPYIGPQTGNVVWTFNAGGSLQYNSPAIGADGTIYTGSCGTHEFYAINPNGTLKWTFRVGYTWQRFYGSPAIGTDGTIYTGNRDGNLYALNPDGTLKWSYATANDIFKSPTIGPDGTIYIASCDGYLHAVNPDSTFKWKVRWQNGNHEDVNLIGSPAIGPDGTIYIGSSSEAVFHAFNPDGTEKWNYTYTTGSTDYISFYGSPAIGSDGTVYIGNRDSKLFALNPDGTLKWDFSIAQYDQILCAPAIGTDGTLYARSLNGNFYAIYPNGTLKWSCSVGYSGHGSPVIGADGAVYVINSAGRICALNPDGTLKWDSNIGGSYCSPAIGSDSTLYVCAGNALYAFRTEAPVANFSAEPTTGDIPLTVQFTDESVKDPISWLWDFGDGDDTNATMQNPMHTYNAVGTYNVTLTATNIAGNGTESKTGYITVLEAVIPVANFSAEPTTGDVPLTVRFTDESAKNPTSWLWDFGDGDDTNATMQNPVHTYNAAGTYTVTLKATNFAGSNAELKTGYITVLEAVTPVANFSADMTSGDVPLTVQFTDESANNPTSWTWDFGDGSTSDQQNPSHRYVFAGNYTVTLTATNAGGSGTGTKTDYITVNAVERIKLADSAWPKFGYDLNNTGQSPYAGPQSNNVVWTYTAGDNFYIGGSTIGPDGTIYICNADQNLYAFNPNGTLKWSYNTEGYCYYCTPAIDSDGVIYVGNRNEKLDAINPNGTLKWTSPTGDYVYGSPAIGSDGIIYVGCRDGNLYALFPDGTLMWTCAVGGRFNYVSPAIAADGTIYAGNYEDNKLYAINSNGIIKWSYETGGRIYNSPAIAADGTVYVGSYDSNLYAINPDGTLKWNYTTGAQIYGAPSIAADGTVYIGSYDHNLYAINPDGTLKWNYYADGEFRYSQPVIGVDGTVYIGDSSGKFYGISPGGTLKWDYTTGGRVYGPASIGSDGTLYIGSYDKKLYAFRDAETPVADFSAVPISGGVPLTVRFTDESAGYPTSWSWDFGDGENSTAQNPAHIYTASGTYNVTLTITNDAGSDTVEKIDYITVTSGGSSGESAPIADFNVALYTDDCMPHGTAPITVSFTDNSTGNVSVYIWEYRNLYTGSEWTEFGSGAQNPTDIEFSDVGTYDIRLTVSNSGGSSNRTIEHALTAGMSHDYLTTIQNGTVSGDLYIDSRSPWTTTANYSYTLPASGDDIVWARVFVNDYSGSGSGNGALQLKTELDSDGDGTFETVLGVEECNIQSDTDQVVYPLNDHVSKVYSDYEAWYDVADLLNSTTPNIRVTASDIGVTVGSDRGFDGRIKGVTLVVAYNDGDSDEVNYIVNHGNDWMTGSSSTTFDASTFASGWTEAEIKSVSFSSTDASYTLDGNSIAASSLGSGGYYEFNSFNVTSALTPAASNTFGYTNQGVSFKICLAALTVGYGNESAGAPVADFTGTPTSGDAPLTVQFTDNSSGATEWSWDFGDGDDTNATEQNPVHTYAAEGNYSVKLTVTNAGGSDDELKTDYITVLEPSTPEPVAMFTADATSGTVPLTVNFTDQSTGSPTSWFWDFGDGANSTEQNPVHTYSAEGNYTVNLTVENAAGTDFELKTDYIEVTEASGSTVTLYFDPTSSSVAENESTEISVVASNFPAGLSGYNLTVAIDDPTIAEIIDIEYPSWALITQNSTLPATSIYMKTVDLEDAVKEGAADVVLATLTVSGKEKGSANLSIGVKRLEEDSGDSIEPALLTGTIEVTLLSPLPDQEYTPRDLDGDGLYEDLTGNGEFSFVDIVAYFHNMDWIEENMPVEYFDFNGNGRIDFDDVVDMFAMI; encoded by the coding sequence ATGAAACGAATATTTTTGATTCTCTGTATAGCTGCACTGATGTGCATGACCGGACTGGCGTCTGCTGCAGAGGAAACAGTTGGAACAGTCGCAAACTTTACTACTAATACCACCAGCGGCTCTGCGCCCCTAACTGTACAATTCACCGACATATCTACCAACGCAACCAGTTGGGCGTGGGACTTCGAGAATGACGGCACCATTGACAGTACCGACCAGAACCCGGTGCATACCTACTCAACTGAAGGAATTTACACGGTTAACTTTACTGTTAGCAATGCAGGTGGAAACGCTTCAGAAGTGAAGACAGGGTATATATCTGTAAGTGAACCACTGCCTTCAGCCCCTGTTGCCAACTTCTCTGCAGACATTACTTCAGGCAATGCTCCGTTGACAGTCAACTTCACTGACCAATCAACAGGTACTGTTTCGTCCTATTCGTGGGACTTTGAGAACGATGGAGTAGTTGACAGTACTGAGCAGACCCCCTCTTATATCTACACCTCAGCCGGTACATACACTGTCAACCTCACTGTCACAAACGCCGCTGGTAGCGACTCCGAAGTGAAGATAAACTATATCACCGTTGAAGGAACAGGAACAGAAGGACTTGCAGACACAGCATGGCCAAAGTACCATTACGATCTCAACAACACAGGACGTTCCCCCTATATCGGCCCGCAGACCGGGAATGTCGTGTGGACATTCAACGCCGGAGGTTCATTACAATACAATTCACCTGCAATAGGAGCAGACGGGACCATTTATACCGGAAGTTGCGGTACCCATGAATTCTACGCCATAAATCCGAACGGGACTCTAAAATGGACGTTCAGAGTAGGATATACCTGGCAGAGATTTTATGGCTCACCAGCTATCGGAACGGATGGGACCATCTACACCGGTAACCGTGATGGTAATCTTTATGCACTTAATCCAGACGGCACTCTCAAATGGAGTTACGCTACCGCTAACGACATTTTCAAATCGCCAACGATCGGACCTGACGGGACGATCTATATCGCCAGCTGTGACGGTTATCTGCATGCAGTCAACCCTGACAGCACATTCAAATGGAAGGTCCGGTGGCAGAATGGGAACCATGAGGACGTCAATCTCATAGGTTCCCCCGCGATCGGACCTGACGGGACTATTTATATTGGAAGCAGCTCAGAGGCTGTCTTCCATGCGTTCAATCCTGACGGTACTGAAAAATGGAACTACACTTACACTACCGGAAGCACAGATTATATCTCATTTTATGGTTCCCCTGCTATCGGATCTGACGGTACGGTCTATATCGGAAATCGGGACAGCAAATTATTTGCTCTAAATCCAGACGGCACCCTCAAATGGGATTTCAGCATAGCCCAATACGACCAGATTCTCTGCGCACCTGCTATCGGAACTGACGGCACCCTGTACGCGAGGTCCCTGAATGGCAACTTCTATGCGATATACCCCAACGGCACTCTCAAGTGGAGCTGCTCTGTTGGCTATTCCGGTCATGGTTCCCCGGTGATCGGGGCGGACGGGGCCGTCTACGTCATAAACAGTGCGGGCAGAATCTGTGCGTTAAACCCCGACGGCACCCTCAAATGGGATTCCAATATCGGGGGCAGTTATTGTTCGCCTGCGATCGGATCGGATTCTACCCTCTACGTCTGCGCGGGCAATGCGCTCTATGCGTTCAGAACAGAGGCGCCCGTTGCGAACTTCAGTGCAGAGCCAACCACCGGCGACATTCCCCTGACTGTTCAGTTCACCGATGAATCCGTCAAAGACCCGATATCGTGGTTATGGGACTTCGGCGACGGAGACGATACCAATGCAACGATGCAGAACCCGATGCACACCTACAATGCAGTCGGGACCTACAACGTAACCCTCACGGCGACGAACATCGCAGGCAACGGCACGGAGTCAAAGACCGGCTACATCACGGTTTTAGAGGCCGTCATACCCGTTGCGAACTTCAGTGCCGAACCGACTACCGGCGACGTTCCCCTGACCGTCCGGTTCACCGATGAATCCGCCAAAAACCCGACATCGTGGTTATGGGACTTCGGTGACGGAGACGATACCAATGCAACGATGCAGAACCCGGTACACACCTACAATGCAGCCGGTACCTACACCGTGACCCTCAAAGCGACAAACTTTGCAGGCAGCAACGCAGAGTTGAAGACCGGCTACATCACGGTTCTGGAGGCCGTTACACCCGTTGCGAACTTCAGTGCAGATATGACCTCCGGCGATGTTCCCCTTACCGTCCAGTTCACCGACGAGTCTGCCAACAACCCGACATCGTGGACATGGGACTTCGGCGACGGCTCGACTTCAGACCAGCAGAACCCGAGCCACAGGTATGTCTTCGCCGGGAATTATACCGTCACGCTGACGGCAACGAATGCCGGCGGCTCTGGCACCGGGACGAAGACGGATTACATCACCGTAAATGCAGTAGAGAGAATAAAGCTCGCGGACTCGGCGTGGCCGAAGTTCGGGTATGATTTAAACAACACCGGGCAGTCCCCCTATGCCGGGCCGCAGAGCAATAATGTCGTGTGGACCTACACGGCAGGGGACAATTTCTATATTGGTGGTTCGACGATAGGGCCTGACGGCACGATTTACATATGCAACGCAGACCAGAATCTGTACGCGTTCAATCCGAACGGGACCTTAAAGTGGAGCTACAATACAGAGGGGTACTGCTACTACTGCACCCCGGCAATCGATTCGGACGGAGTAATATATGTTGGAAATCGTAATGAGAAGTTGGATGCCATAAATCCCAACGGCACCCTCAAATGGACATCTCCGACCGGGGATTATGTTTATGGATCACCTGCGATCGGATCTGACGGGATTATCTACGTGGGATGCCGGGACGGCAACCTGTACGCACTGTTCCCGGACGGGACCTTAATGTGGACCTGCGCCGTCGGAGGCAGATTCAATTACGTTTCTCCGGCGATCGCAGCAGACGGGACCATTTATGCAGGAAATTATGAAGACAACAAATTATACGCCATAAATAGCAACGGGATCATTAAGTGGTCATATGAAACCGGAGGTAGAATATATAACTCACCGGCGATTGCAGCGGACGGCACCGTCTACGTCGGGAGTTATGACAGTAACCTATATGCGATAAACCCCGATGGAACCCTTAAATGGAACTACACGACCGGCGCACAAATTTATGGTGCACCGTCGATCGCGGCAGACGGCACCGTCTACATCGGAAGCTATGACCATAACCTGTATGCGATAAACCCCGATGGAACCCTTAAATGGAACTACTATGCCGATGGCGAATTCCGTTATTCCCAGCCAGTCATCGGAGTGGATGGCACTGTCTATATCGGGGATTCCAGCGGAAAATTCTATGGAATTAGCCCAGGAGGGACACTTAAATGGGATTATACCACTGGCGGACGGGTTTACGGTCCGGCATCAATAGGATCGGACGGAACCCTGTACATTGGAAGCTATGATAAAAAACTATATGCATTCAGGGATGCCGAAACGCCTGTCGCAGATTTCAGCGCAGTCCCGATATCTGGGGGAGTTCCCCTGACCGTGCGGTTCACCGATGAATCAGCTGGTTATCCTACCTCGTGGTCATGGGACTTTGGTGACGGAGAAAACTCGACTGCTCAGAACCCTGCCCACATCTATACTGCGAGCGGCACCTACAACGTGACCCTCACCATTACAAACGATGCTGGCAGCGATACCGTGGAGAAGATCGACTATATCACTGTTACAAGTGGTGGAAGTTCGGGAGAAAGTGCACCTATAGCTGACTTCAATGTAGCACTTTACACCGACGATTGCATGCCGCATGGTACGGCTCCCATCACCGTGTCGTTCACCGACAACTCCACAGGAAATGTCAGTGTCTATATCTGGGAGTACAGAAACCTGTACACAGGTTCCGAGTGGACCGAATTTGGTTCGGGAGCGCAGAACCCGACAGATATAGAATTTTCAGATGTCGGGACATATGATATCCGCCTGACAGTCTCCAACTCCGGAGGAAGCAGCAACAGGACGATAGAGCATGCGCTTACGGCGGGGATGTCTCATGACTACCTTACAACAATCCAGAACGGTACAGTCTCAGGTGACCTCTACATAGACTCACGGTCTCCATGGACTACGACAGCAAATTATTCGTATACTCTTCCGGCATCTGGCGACGATATCGTATGGGCAAGGGTCTTTGTAAACGACTACTCGGGTTCAGGGTCCGGCAACGGCGCCCTCCAATTGAAGACAGAACTAGATTCTGATGGCGACGGTACCTTTGAAACAGTGTTAGGAGTCGAGGAGTGCAATATTCAGTCAGATACAGATCAGGTCGTCTACCCTCTCAATGACCATGTTAGTAAGGTCTATTCCGACTATGAGGCCTGGTATGATGTAGCCGACCTCCTAAACTCGACCACCCCAAATATCCGGGTGACTGCATCGGATATAGGCGTCACAGTGGGCTCGGATAGGGGCTTTGACGGTCGGATAAAAGGCGTCACGCTTGTAGTCGCCTACAATGACGGAGATTCTGACGAGGTCAATTACATCGTCAACCACGGAAACGACTGGATGACGGGAAGCAGTTCAACCACCTTTGACGCAAGTACATTTGCCAGTGGGTGGACAGAAGCAGAGATAAAGTCAGTATCTTTTTCCAGCACTGACGCCTCCTATACCCTTGACGGAAACAGTATTGCAGCCTCATCTCTTGGAAGTGGTGGTTACTACGAATTCAATTCCTTTAATGTAACCAGTGCGCTTACACCGGCAGCATCGAACACCTTCGGGTACACTAACCAGGGCGTCTCTTTCAAGATCTGCCTTGCGGCTCTGACCGTCGGATACGGGAATGAATCTGCAGGGGCTCCGGTCGCTGACTTCACCGGAACACCGACATCAGGTGATGCCCCGCTGACCGTCCAGTTTACCGACAACTCCTCTGGAGCTACAGAATGGTCTTGGGACTTCGGCGACGGAGACGATACGAATGCAACCGAACAGAACCCTGTCCACACCTACGCTGCAGAAGGTAACTACAGCGTAAAGCTGACGGTAACCAATGCAGGCGGAAGCGATGACGAGCTTAAGACCGATTATATCACTGTATTGGAGCCCTCAACACCTGAACCCGTTGCTATGTTCACTGCTGATGCAACTAGCGGAACTGTTCCTCTCACTGTGAATTTCACTGACCAATCCACAGGTTCCCCCACTTCTTGGTTCTGGGACTTTGGGGATGGAGCTAACTCAACTGAGCAGAACCCTGTGCATACTTATTCTGCAGAAGGTAACTACACTGTGAATCTGACTGTGGAAAATGCTGCCGGGACAGACTTTGAGTTAAAAACAGATTACATAGAAGTTACCGAAGCTTCCGGATCAACCGTTACTCTCTATTTCGATCCGACAAGTTCCTCAGTTGCAGAAAACGAATCCACTGAAATAAGTGTCGTTGCCAGTAATTTCCCTGCAGGCCTTTCAGGCTACAACCTGACCGTTGCCATCGACGACCCGACCATTGCCGAGATAATCGACATCGAGTACCCTTCCTGGGCTCTGATTACTCAGAACTCTACCCTGCCAGCAACTTCTATCTACATGAAGACTGTTGATCTGGAAGATGCCGTTAAGGAAGGGGCAGCAGATGTTGTGCTTGCTACTCTCACGGTTTCTGGAAAGGAAAAAGGGTCTGCGAACCTTTCGATAGGGGTTAAACGTCTGGAAGAAGATTCCGGAGACTCCATCGAACCAGCTCTCCTAACAGGGACAATTGAAGTAACCCTTCTGTCCCCACTGCCGGATCAGGAATATACCCCCAGGGACCTTGACGGAGACGGACTCTATGAAGACCTCACCGGAAACGGGGAGTTCAGTTTCGTGGATATAGTGGCTTACTTCCACAACATGGACTGGATAGAGGAAAACATGCCGGTGGAGTACTTCGACTTCAACGGAAACGGAAGGATAGACTTTGATGATGTTGTGGACATGTTTGCAATGATATAA